A genome region from Megalobrama amblycephala isolate DHTTF-2021 linkage group LG16, ASM1881202v1, whole genome shotgun sequence includes the following:
- the fam222bb gene encoding protein FAM222B, with product MLACLPVSNPSLQLLSHTQMNTGLQKWDTTQRMRSAHYPTPAELDAYAKKVANNPLTIKIFPNSVKVPQRKHIRRTVNGLDTSSQRYSPYPPQVNTRTGLLAIVKVPVKGILKDIEGGRARFLPKLIMNPHSGLYASPSTLNVPHTVPHVQTPLGQKSLAHSQALQAHSQSLQQKSSLQPQQSLAHQEALHQSQAHQPPVPHHALNHQQTLMQQQTQLPGPQGLRHLPDMAQSVNLQHSQGFSQSQPMPQASCAGPPAPGVLQPPLAGLQMARKLPDADAPPNVTVSTSTIPLSMAASLHQNRPSDLSSIVNQINQFCQARAGMGSTSVCEGQIANPSPISRNQLINASSRVCTHPVVGPPPSCVLVNSDKCGPAPTLPLPDIAAMNRMPLYHNDMKHQSQPQLPQQQRQQGPWGQHQLAHLQHLPEGAAHQGKNLPREGLVGPGFLTKSMGYPQEVCMAQPFNLKPPTDKPTPSPPVNGMPMSYSNGHYMQPPWNSILPTPNSDSSGSQDLVGPFHGGLSGASIDCTPGAQYRTGPSISSQTNLMQTMEYMGGDFQAPCFRAQNPGTMSKMHRASVSRATDSGDNRNVHIHHPGYR from the exons ATGCTGGCCTGTCTGCCGGTATCAAACCCCTCCCTCCAGCTTCTCTCGCACACGCAGATGAACACTGGACTTCAGAAAT GGGACACTACACAGAGGATGAGATCAGCACACTATCCTACCCCAGCGGAATTGGATGCCTATGCTAAGAAAGTTGCCAATAACCCACTGACTATAAAAATCTTCCCCAATAGTGTGAAAGTACCTCAGAGGAAGCATATTCGCCGCACCGTTAACGGTCTCGACACCTCCAGCCAGCGCTACAGCCCCTACCCACCTCAGGTCAACACCCGGACGGGCCTCTTGGCCATTGTCAAAGTCCCCGTCAAAGGGATCCTCAAGGACATTGAAGGCGGCCGAGCCCGTTTTCTCCCCAAGCTCATCATGAACCCGCACAGTGGGCTTTACGCCAGTCCCAGCACTTTAAATGTTCCTCACACTGTTCCACACGTTCAGACTCCTTTAGGCCAGAAGAGTCTCGCTCACTCTCAGGCCTTGCAGGCCCATTCACAATCTCTGCAGCAGAAGAGTAGTTTACAACCACAGCAGAGCCTGGCTCATCAGGAGGCTTTACATCAGAGCCAGGCTCACCAACCGCCAGTACCGCACCACGCCCTAAACCACCAACAGACTCTCATGCAGCAGCAGACACAGTTGCCCGGTCCGCAAGGACTACGGCATTTGCCTGATATGGCGCAGTCGGTGAACCTGCAGCACTCCCAGGGCTTCTCTCAATCCCAACCCATGCCACAGGCCTCTTGCGCTGGGCCACCGGCCCCGGGGGTCTTGCAGCCACCCCTGGCAGGCTTACAGATGGCACGCAAGCTTCCTGACGCCGACGCCCCTCCCAATGTGACTGTGTCTACCTCAACCATCCCGCTGTCCATGGCTGCCAGCCTGCACCAGAACCGGCCCAGTGACTTGAGCAGCATCGTCAATCAGATCAACCAGTTCTGCCAGGCTCGGGCTGGCATGGGCTCTACCTCCGTGTGTGAAGGACAGATCGCCAACCCCAGTCCCATCAGCCGCAACCAGCTCATCAACGCAAGCTCTCGGGTGTGCACCCATCCCGTTGTGGGTCCTCCGCCTTCTTGCGTCCTTGTTAACTCTGACAAATGTGGTCCTGCCCCTACTCTGCCACTGCCCGACATCGCTGCCATGAACAGGATGCCCCTTTATCACAATGACATGAAGCACCAGTCCCAGCCACAGTTACCCCAGCAACAACGTCAGCAGGGCCCTTGGGGCCAGCACCAGTTGGCACACCTTCAGCACCTTCCGGAGGGAGCGGCTCACCAGGGCAAGAATCTCCCTAGAGAGGGCCTAGTGGGACCGGGGTTCCTCACCAAGAGCATGGGCTACCCGCAGGAGGTGTGCATGGCTCAGCCCTTCAACTTGAAGCCCCCCACTGATAAACCAACTCCATCTCCTCCAGTCAACGGGATGCCAATGAGTTACAGCAACGGCCACTACATGCAGCCTCCCTGGAACAGCATCCTGCCCACACCAAACAGTGACAGCTCAGGGTCTCAAGACCTGGTGGGGCCGTTCCACGGAGGCCTCTCAGGGGCCTCCATAGACTGCACCCCTGGAGCACAGTACAGGACCGGGCCTTCCATTTCAAGCCAGACGAACCTGATGCAGACCATGGAGTACATGGGTGGCGACTTCCAGGCACCTTGCTTCCGAGCGCAGAATCCTGGCACAATGTCAAAGATGCACAGAGCCTCAGTCAGCAGGGCCACAGATTCAGGTGATAATAGAAATGTGCACATCCACCACCCAGGGTACAGATGA